In a single window of the Leisingera daeponensis DSM 23529 genome:
- the rplS gene encoding 50S ribosomal protein L19 — protein MDLIAQLEAEQIAALGKEIPDFKAGDTIRVGYKVTEGSRSRVQMYEGVCISRKNGAGIAGSFTVRKISFGEGVERVFPLYSTNIDSIEVVRRGRVRRAKLYYLRARRGKSARIAEDANYKPKKA, from the coding sequence ATGGACCTGATCGCACAGCTGGAGGCGGAACAGATCGCCGCCCTGGGGAAAGAGATCCCCGATTTCAAAGCCGGTGACACCATCCGCGTCGGCTACAAGGTGACCGAAGGCTCGCGTTCGCGCGTGCAGATGTACGAAGGCGTTTGCATCAGCCGCAAGAACGGCGCAGGCATTGCCGGTTCGTTCACCGTCCGCAAGATTTCGTTCGGCGAAGGCGTGGAGCGTGTGTTCCCGCTGTATTCGACCAACATCGACTCGATCGAAGTGGTGCGCCGCGGCCGCGTGCGCCGCGCCAAGCTGTACTACCTGCGCGCCCGCCGCGGCAAGTCGGCCCGTATCGCAGAAGACGCGAACTATAAGCCCAAGAAAGCCTGA
- the rpmE gene encoding 50S ribosomal protein L31 — MKKDTHPDYHFIDVKMTDGTILKMRSTWGSEGDQMALDIDPTVHPAWTGGTSRLMDAGGRVSKFKKKYEGLGF; from the coding sequence ATGAAAAAAGACACTCATCCCGATTACCACTTCATCGACGTCAAAATGACCGACGGCACCATCCTCAAGATGCGCTCCACCTGGGGTTCTGAGGGTGATCAGATGGCACTGGACATCGACCCGACCGTGCACCCGGCATGGACCGGCGGCACCTCGCGCCTGATGGATGCCGGCGGCCGCGTGTCCAAGTTCAAGAAGAAATACGAAGGCCTGGGCTTCTAA
- a CDS encoding DEAD/DEAH box helicase, with amino-acid sequence MKQALANALQERGYETLTQVQEAVTQPDVEGRDLLVSAQTGSGKTVGFGLALAQDLLGEDESFGEAAAPLALVIAPTRELALQVKHELSWLYREAGAVIASCVGGMDMRDERRALARGAHIVAATPGRLRDHIARGSIDLSQVRGVVLDEADEMLDLGFREDLEFILGEAPEDRRTLLFSATVPPAIASLAETFQRDAMRIKTAGETKQHADIEYRLMSVAQADAENAIINVLRYYEAPSAIVFANTRAAVNRLAARLSNRGLPVVTLSGELSQTERSHALQAMRDGRARVCVATDVAARGIDLPGLELVVHAELPSNHETLLHRSGRTGRAGRKGVSALIAPPKARAKALRLLKWAKLTAEHCEAPSADDVLARDEERMLADPVWQQPVEENEQAGVRTLLDNFSAEQIAATYLRLFRSRHSAPEDLRPAGEEEPRKERKERKAFGPSVWFSLSGGHEAGADPRKVLPMLCKAGNIDRDAIGAIRVQDNETFAEISEGAVDGFLKALDGKTELEPGAVLTRLSEAPDLAPAPRRGPSGPKGGFKGDRNPKPHRGKEDGPKPYRRKAEAGEDSRPPRKEWKEKPVREERREPRAETRPSKPKPAVTAKPKGASDPSKRMARPGAPAGKPFKAKGPKPPAGKPNSKKNKARAGAPQTGKGGKGGDARPKRTPSGPAKHR; translated from the coding sequence GTGAAACAAGCCCTGGCCAACGCACTGCAAGAGCGCGGATATGAAACCCTGACCCAAGTTCAGGAGGCTGTGACCCAGCCCGACGTGGAAGGGCGCGATCTGCTGGTTTCGGCGCAGACCGGATCGGGCAAGACCGTCGGTTTCGGCCTGGCGCTGGCGCAGGATCTTCTGGGCGAGGATGAGTCCTTTGGCGAGGCCGCAGCACCGCTGGCGCTGGTGATTGCGCCGACCCGCGAACTGGCCTTGCAGGTAAAACACGAGCTGAGCTGGCTCTACCGCGAGGCGGGCGCCGTGATTGCCTCCTGTGTCGGCGGCATGGATATGCGCGATGAGCGCCGGGCGCTGGCCCGCGGCGCCCATATCGTTGCGGCAACTCCGGGACGGCTGCGCGACCACATCGCGCGCGGCTCCATCGACCTCAGCCAAGTGCGCGGCGTGGTGCTGGACGAGGCCGACGAGATGCTGGACCTTGGCTTCCGCGAGGATCTGGAATTCATCCTGGGCGAAGCGCCGGAAGACCGCCGCACCCTGCTGTTCTCCGCCACCGTGCCGCCGGCGATTGCCAGCCTCGCAGAGACCTTCCAGCGCGATGCGATGCGGATCAAGACCGCAGGCGAGACCAAGCAGCACGCGGATATCGAATACCGGTTGATGAGCGTGGCGCAAGCGGATGCGGAAAACGCTATCATCAACGTGCTGCGCTACTACGAGGCGCCCAGCGCCATCGTCTTTGCCAACACCCGCGCGGCGGTGAACCGGCTGGCGGCGCGCCTGTCCAACCGCGGCCTGCCGGTGGTGACGCTGTCGGGCGAGCTGAGCCAGACAGAGCGCAGCCACGCGCTGCAGGCGATGCGCGACGGGCGCGCGCGGGTCTGTGTCGCCACCGACGTGGCGGCACGCGGCATCGACCTGCCGGGGCTGGAACTGGTGGTCCATGCGGAATTGCCCTCGAACCACGAAACGCTGCTGCACCGCTCTGGCCGGACCGGCCGCGCCGGCCGCAAGGGCGTCAGCGCGCTGATCGCGCCGCCAAAGGCGCGTGCCAAGGCCCTGCGTCTGCTGAAGTGGGCCAAACTGACCGCCGAGCACTGCGAAGCGCCCTCTGCCGATGATGTGCTGGCGCGGGATGAAGAGCGGATGCTGGCCGATCCGGTCTGGCAGCAGCCCGTTGAGGAAAACGAGCAGGCCGGCGTCCGGACTCTGCTGGACAATTTCTCGGCCGAGCAGATCGCCGCGACCTATCTGCGCCTGTTCCGCAGCCGCCATTCGGCGCCGGAGGATCTGCGTCCGGCCGGTGAGGAAGAGCCGCGCAAGGAGCGTAAGGAACGCAAAGCCTTCGGCCCCTCCGTCTGGTTCTCGCTGTCCGGCGGCCACGAAGCCGGTGCCGACCCGCGCAAGGTGCTGCCGATGCTGTGCAAGGCCGGCAATATCGACCGCGACGCCATCGGGGCGATCCGGGTGCAGGACAATGAAACCTTTGCCGAAATCAGCGAAGGCGCGGTTGACGGCTTCCTGAAGGCGCTGGACGGCAAGACCGAATTGGAACCGGGCGCCGTGCTGACACGGCTGTCCGAGGCGCCTGACCTGGCCCCTGCTCCGCGCCGCGGGCCCTCCGGGCCCAAGGGCGGCTTCAAAGGCGACCGCAATCCCAAGCCGCACCGCGGCAAGGAAGACGGCCCGAAGCCCTATCGCCGCAAGGCTGAAGCCGGGGAAGACAGCCGTCCGCCGCGCAAGGAGTGGAAAGAAAAACCTGTGCGGGAAGAGCGCCGGGAGCCGCGCGCTGAGACCCGCCCCAGCAAGCCCAAGCCGGCCGTGACCGCCAAGCCCAAAGGCGCGTCCGATCCCTCCAAGCGGATGGCGAGGCCCGGCGCGCCTGCAGGCAAGCCGTTCAAAGCCAAGGGGCCGAAACCGCCGGCGGGGAAGCCGAACAGCAAGAAGAACAAGGCGCGCGCGGGGGCACCCCAGACGGGGAAGGGCGGCAAGGGCGGCGATGCCCGCCCCAAACGCACACCCTCCGGGCCTGCGAAACACCGGTAA
- a CDS encoding division plane positioning ATPase MipZ, giving the protein MAHIIVVGNEKGGAGKSTVSMHVATTLARLGHKVAALDLDLRQRSLGRYLENRQDFCAKAGLELPMVEMHELPEIDPASLQPGENVYDHRLSAAVSALEPGHDFILIDCPGSHTRLSQVAHSLADTLITPLNDSFVDFDLLAHVDEKGETITGPSVYSEMVWNARQLRAQAGLKPIDWIVIRNRVGTQRMVNKEKMERAIKMLSKRIGFRVAPGFSERVIFRELFPRGLTLLDLKDVGVKQLNISNIAARQELRDMMKEVHLPGVEVSI; this is encoded by the coding sequence ATGGCGCATATCATTGTCGTCGGCAACGAGAAGGGCGGCGCGGGCAAATCGACTGTCTCCATGCATGTGGCAACCACTCTGGCCCGGCTGGGCCACAAGGTGGCGGCGCTGGACCTGGACTTGCGGCAGCGCTCCTTGGGGCGCTATCTGGAGAACCGCCAGGATTTCTGCGCCAAGGCGGGCCTGGAGCTGCCGATGGTCGAAATGCATGAGCTGCCGGAGATAGACCCGGCCAGCCTGCAGCCGGGCGAGAACGTCTATGACCACCGGCTTTCGGCAGCGGTTTCCGCGCTGGAGCCGGGCCATGATTTCATCCTGATCGACTGCCCTGGCTCGCACACACGCCTGAGCCAGGTGGCGCATTCGCTGGCCGACACGCTGATCACGCCGTTGAACGACAGCTTTGTCGATTTCGACCTGCTGGCCCATGTCGACGAGAAGGGAGAGACCATCACCGGCCCTTCGGTGTATTCAGAAATGGTCTGGAACGCCCGCCAGTTGCGGGCGCAGGCGGGTCTCAAGCCGATTGACTGGATCGTGATCCGCAACCGGGTCGGCACTCAGCGCATGGTCAACAAGGAGAAGATGGAGCGTGCCATCAAGATGCTGTCCAAGCGGATCGGGTTCCGCGTGGCGCCCGGGTTCTCGGAGCGGGTAATCTTCCGCGAGCTGTTCCCGCGCGGGCTGACACTGCTGGACCTCAAGGATGTTGGCGTCAAGCAGCTGAACATCTCCAACATCGCCGCCCGGCAGGAGCTGCGCGATATGATGAAGGAAGTGCATTTGCCGGGGGTCGAGGTCAGCATCTGA
- a CDS encoding adenylate/guanylate cyclase domain-containing protein — MIQIDVNSGPLIAWLMEQGLHGAQQQDLLQGYCQRLCDAGVPLWRFHLAQRAFHPKFGGIGFNWTRADGLSHQHYEYRESPREEWLRSPFYHILDLELDEFREKLEDGAPEEFPLLPELRERGATDYFAKGVRFSPPEAGPNDPSHPQEGMLVSWATDRPGGFSNRELDLIRTTLPHLGLALKSSSNRQMASDLLQVYLGRDAGRRVLSGEIQRGSSQQIDAVICLFDLKGFTELSERLPGTELIDMLNGYFGLAVETIQAHGGNILKFMGDGMLTMFNLGSIEEDAHAALAAANELCGKIRACNTEREEQGLPTAGFTLALHAGTILYGNIGAESRLDFTVIGQAVNQTARIAGMHRSVGQNIIMSEDVKLAARGTNHDLVSLGRYMLRGVAEPMELYTINRGNCGCSG, encoded by the coding sequence ATGATACAGATTGATGTCAATTCGGGACCGCTGATTGCCTGGCTGATGGAACAGGGGCTGCACGGGGCGCAGCAGCAGGATCTCTTGCAGGGCTACTGCCAGCGGCTGTGCGATGCGGGGGTGCCGCTGTGGCGTTTCCATCTGGCACAGCGCGCCTTTCACCCGAAATTCGGTGGCATCGGTTTTAACTGGACCCGGGCCGATGGCTTGTCGCACCAGCATTACGAATACCGCGAGTCCCCGCGCGAGGAATGGCTGCGCAGCCCCTTCTACCACATTCTGGATCTGGAGCTGGACGAGTTCCGCGAGAAACTCGAAGACGGCGCGCCGGAGGAATTTCCTCTGCTGCCGGAGCTGCGGGAACGCGGTGCAACGGATTATTTCGCCAAGGGTGTGCGGTTTTCCCCGCCCGAAGCCGGGCCGAACGACCCCAGTCACCCGCAGGAGGGCATGCTGGTCTCCTGGGCGACCGACCGGCCTGGCGGCTTTTCGAACCGCGAGCTGGACCTGATCCGCACCACGCTGCCGCATCTGGGGCTGGCGCTGAAATCCTCTTCCAACCGGCAGATGGCCAGCGACCTGCTGCAGGTCTACCTGGGCCGCGACGCCGGCCGCCGGGTGCTGTCGGGCGAGATCCAGCGCGGCTCCTCGCAGCAGATCGACGCGGTGATCTGCCTGTTTGATCTCAAGGGGTTTACCGAACTATCCGAGCGGCTGCCCGGAACCGAGCTGATCGACATGCTGAACGGCTATTTCGGGCTGGCGGTGGAAACCATCCAGGCGCATGGCGGCAACATCCTCAAGTTCATGGGGGACGGCATGCTGACCATGTTCAACCTTGGCAGCATAGAGGAAGACGCCCACGCGGCACTGGCCGCCGCCAATGAATTGTGCGGCAAGATCCGCGCCTGCAACACCGAACGCGAGGAGCAGGGCCTGCCGACCGCAGGCTTTACCCTGGCGCTGCACGCGGGCACCATCCTCTATGGCAATATCGGGGCGGAGAGTCGGCTCGACTTCACCGTGATCGGCCAGGCGGTGAACCAGACCGCCCGGATCGCCGGGATGCACCGGTCGGTCGGCCAGAACATCATCATGTCCGAGGATGTTAAGCTGGCCGCCAGGGGTACCAACCATGATCTGGTGTCGCTGGGCCGCTACATGCTGCGCGGTGTGGCCGAGCCGATGGAACTCTACACGATCAACCGCGGCAACTGCGGCTGCTCCGGATAA
- a CDS encoding MarR family winged helix-turn-helix transcriptional regulator, with the protein MTEKDDFTLQDFLPFLLNRAAEESSLGFQRHYKDRYGMLRTEWRVLFHLGNYGQMTAKEIGERAKIHKTKISRAVAKLAEKRFVTRTRDESDRRAEHLTLTPAGQSAYRELRDVAQEFDAKLCRQFTTGEVAILRYMLRKLAGIGP; encoded by the coding sequence ATGACCGAGAAAGATGACTTCACTCTGCAGGATTTCCTACCTTTTCTGCTGAACCGGGCGGCCGAAGAAAGCTCGCTGGGGTTCCAGCGGCACTATAAGGACCGCTATGGCATGCTGCGCACGGAATGGCGGGTGCTGTTCCATCTGGGCAACTACGGCCAGATGACGGCCAAAGAGATCGGCGAGCGTGCCAAGATCCACAAGACCAAGATCAGCCGTGCGGTTGCCAAGCTGGCGGAGAAACGGTTTGTGACCCGCACCCGGGATGAAAGCGACCGCCGGGCAGAGCATTTGACGCTGACCCCGGCGGGGCAGTCCGCCTACCGGGAGCTGCGGGATGTGGCGCAGGAGTTCGATGCCAAACTGTGCCGCCAGTTCACGACCGGCGAGGTTGCGATTTTGCGGTATATGCTGCGCAAATTAGCAGGCATCGGCCCGTAG
- the hmgA gene encoding homogentisate 1,2-dioxygenase — translation MNRPADPHKMIQAPSLAGPNEGYMPGFANDFETEALPGALPQGMNSPQKCNYGLYGEQLSGTAFTADPPERTWTYRIRPSVKHSHRYQKIDLPHWKSAPCVDPDVISLGQYRWDPVPHSDEGLTWLTGMRTMTTAGDVNTQVGMASHIYLVTESMVDSYFFSADSELLVVPQEGRLRFATELGIIDLAPQEIAIIPRGLVYRVEVLEGPCRGFVCENYGQKFELPGRGPIGANCMANPRDFKAPVAAFEDRETPSTVTIKWCGQFHETKIGHSPLDVVAWHGNYAPFKYDLTTYCPVGAILFDHPDPSIFTVLTAPSGVPGTANIDFVLFRERWMVAENTFRPPWYHKNIMSELMGNIYGQYDAKPQGFVPGGMSLHNMMLPHGPDKNAFEGASNSNLGPEKLENTMSFMFETRFPQHLTAFAAKDAPLQDDYIDCWSDIEKKFDGTPGLK, via the coding sequence ATGAATCGGCCAGCCGATCCCCATAAAATGATCCAGGCTCCCTCGCTTGCGGGGCCGAACGAGGGCTATATGCCCGGCTTTGCCAACGACTTTGAAACCGAGGCGCTGCCCGGCGCCTTGCCGCAGGGCATGAACAGCCCGCAAAAATGCAACTATGGCCTTTACGGCGAGCAGCTGAGCGGCACCGCCTTTACCGCCGACCCGCCGGAACGGACCTGGACCTACCGGATCCGCCCCTCGGTGAAGCATTCGCACCGCTATCAGAAGATCGACCTGCCGCATTGGAAGTCTGCACCCTGTGTCGATCCGGACGTGATCTCGCTGGGCCAGTACCGCTGGGACCCGGTGCCGCATTCCGATGAAGGCCTGACCTGGCTCACCGGTATGCGCACCATGACCACCGCGGGCGATGTGAACACCCAGGTTGGTATGGCCAGCCACATCTACCTGGTCACCGAATCGATGGTGGACAGCTATTTCTTCTCCGCCGACTCCGAACTCTTGGTGGTGCCGCAGGAAGGACGCCTGCGCTTTGCGACCGAGCTGGGCATTATCGACCTGGCCCCGCAGGAAATCGCCATCATCCCGCGCGGATTGGTGTACCGGGTCGAGGTGCTGGAAGGCCCCTGCCGCGGCTTTGTCTGCGAGAATTACGGCCAGAAGTTCGAACTTCCGGGCCGCGGGCCGATCGGTGCCAACTGCATGGCCAACCCGCGCGACTTCAAGGCGCCGGTGGCGGCGTTTGAGGACCGAGAGACGCCTTCGACCGTGACCATCAAATGGTGCGGCCAGTTCCACGAAACCAAAATCGGCCATTCGCCGCTGGATGTGGTCGCCTGGCACGGCAACTATGCGCCCTTTAAATACGATCTGACCACCTATTGCCCGGTGGGGGCGATCCTGTTCGACCATCCGGACCCGTCGATCTTTACCGTGCTGACCGCGCCGTCGGGTGTGCCGGGAACTGCGAACATTGATTTCGTGCTGTTCCGCGAGCGCTGGATGGTGGCGGAAAATACCTTCCGCCCGCCGTGGTACCACAAGAATATTATGTCGGAGCTGATGGGCAATATCTACGGCCAGTATGACGCCAAACCGCAAGGATTTGTGCCGGGCGGCATGTCTCTCCACAACATGATGCTGCCGCACGGGCCGGACAAGAACGCCTTTGAAGGCGCGTCGAACTCTAACCTCGGCCCCGAGAAGCTGGAGAACACCATGTCCTTCATGTTCGAGACCCGCTTCCCGCAGCATCTGACCGCATTTGCAGCCAAGGACGCGCCGCTGCAGGATGACTACATCGACTGCTGGAGCGACATCGAGAAGAAGTTCGACGGCACGCCCGGCCTGAAATGA
- the fahA gene encoding fumarylacetoacetase: MPLLKSWVASANDADHPFPLNNLPYGVFSIDGDDPRCGVAIGDMILDMQAAEEAGLVQLSDAPLFDVPYWNDLMEEGPAVWAALRDRLTVLLSEGAAEQDEVEPLLVPAADAELHMPFAVSEYTDFYAGKNHAFNVGTMFRGPENALPPNWLHIPIGYNGRASSVVVSGTDVRRPWGQLKGPDDAKPRWAPCARFDIELEMGAIVGTPSDGPITVQEADDHIFGYVLLNDWSARDIQAWEYQPLGPFQAKATATSISPWIVTKPALEPFRCDTPEREVELLDHLKDCGPMLYDIDLEVTMAPEGKEATTIARTNYKEMYYSAAQQLAHHTTSGCPMNAGDLLGSGTISGATKDSRGSLLELSWGGKEPLTLDSGEERSFIADGDTLTLKGAAKGDGYTIGFGDCTGTVLAALEDPFKR; encoded by the coding sequence ATGCCTCTGCTGAAATCCTGGGTGGCCTCGGCCAATGACGCGGACCACCCGTTCCCGCTGAACAACCTGCCCTACGGTGTGTTTTCCATTGATGGCGATGATCCCCGCTGCGGCGTGGCGATCGGCGACATGATCCTGGACATGCAAGCCGCCGAGGAAGCCGGGCTTGTGCAGTTGAGCGATGCGCCGCTGTTCGACGTCCCCTACTGGAACGACCTGATGGAAGAAGGCCCGGCCGTCTGGGCGGCGCTGCGCGACCGTTTGACCGTGCTGCTGTCCGAAGGCGCCGCCGAGCAGGACGAGGTAGAGCCTCTGCTGGTTCCCGCTGCCGATGCTGAGCTGCACATGCCCTTTGCGGTCAGCGAATACACCGACTTCTACGCGGGAAAGAACCACGCGTTCAACGTTGGCACCATGTTCCGCGGCCCGGAAAACGCGCTGCCGCCGAACTGGCTGCATATCCCGATCGGTTATAACGGGCGCGCGTCGTCCGTGGTGGTCTCCGGCACCGATGTGCGCCGCCCCTGGGGCCAGCTGAAAGGCCCCGATGACGCAAAGCCGCGGTGGGCGCCCTGTGCGCGGTTCGATATCGAGCTGGAGATGGGCGCAATCGTCGGCACCCCCTCTGACGGTCCGATCACCGTTCAGGAGGCAGACGATCACATCTTCGGCTATGTGCTGCTGAACGACTGGTCGGCGCGCGATATCCAGGCCTGGGAATACCAGCCGCTGGGGCCGTTTCAGGCCAAGGCGACCGCGACCTCGATCTCTCCCTGGATCGTGACCAAGCCGGCGCTGGAGCCGTTCCGCTGCGACACGCCGGAGCGCGAGGTTGAGCTGCTGGACCACCTGAAGGACTGCGGCCCGATGCTCTATGACATTGACCTGGAAGTCACCATGGCGCCGGAAGGCAAAGAGGCGACCACCATCGCGCGGACCAACTACAAAGAGATGTACTACTCCGCCGCGCAGCAGCTGGCGCATCACACCACCTCGGGCTGCCCGATGAACGCGGGCGACCTGTTGGGCTCCGGCACCATTTCCGGTGCCACAAAGGACAGCCGCGGCTCGCTCTTGGAACTCAGCTGGGGCGGCAAGGAGCCGCTGACGCTGGACAGCGGCGAGGAGCGCTCCTTCATCGCTGACGGCGACACGCTGACCCTGAAAGGCGCGGCCAAAGGCGATGGCTACACCATCGGGTTCGGCGACTGCACCGGCACCGTGCTGGCTGCCCTGGAAGATCCGTTCAAGAGGTAA
- a CDS encoding MBL fold metallo-hydrolase, with product MAKAFASQGDMSEKKISFTEVGDGLYAFTAEGDPNSGVIIGDDSVMIVEAQATPRLANKVIECVRSVTDKPITHVALTHYHAVRVLGASAFGAQQIIMGDTARAMVVERGQEDWDSEFQRFPRLFEGHESIPGLTYPTTTFSDDMTVYLGNRRVDLMHLGRAHTAGDIVIHVPDQNVMFTGDIVEYHSACYCGDGHFSDWGSTLDNIKAFDVDAIAPGRGDALVGKEMVNAAIENTRDFVESTYRPAAKVAARNGTLKEAWDAVRAECDPKFADYAIYEHCLPFNVARAYDEARGIDTPRIWTAERDLEMWEALQG from the coding sequence ATGGCCAAGGCATTCGCTTCCCAAGGGGACATGAGCGAAAAGAAAATCTCCTTCACCGAGGTGGGCGACGGTCTTTATGCCTTCACCGCAGAGGGCGATCCGAACTCCGGCGTGATCATCGGTGATGACAGCGTGATGATTGTCGAGGCGCAGGCGACCCCGCGGCTGGCCAACAAGGTGATCGAGTGCGTACGGTCTGTGACCGACAAGCCGATCACCCACGTGGCCCTGACCCATTATCACGCGGTGCGTGTGCTCGGCGCCTCCGCCTTTGGCGCCCAGCAGATCATCATGGGCGACACGGCCCGTGCCATGGTGGTGGAACGCGGGCAGGAGGACTGGGACAGCGAATTCCAGCGCTTCCCGCGGCTGTTCGAAGGCCATGAGAGCATTCCCGGACTGACCTACCCGACCACAACCTTCTCGGATGACATGACTGTCTACCTCGGCAACCGCCGGGTTGACCTGATGCACTTGGGCCGCGCCCACACCGCGGGCGACATTGTCATCCATGTGCCGGATCAGAACGTGATGTTCACCGGCGACATCGTCGAATACCACTCGGCCTGCTATTGCGGCGACGGCCATTTCAGCGATTGGGGCAGCACGCTCGACAACATCAAGGCCTTTGACGTTGACGCCATTGCCCCGGGCCGCGGCGATGCGCTGGTGGGCAAGGAGATGGTCAACGCCGCCATCGAGAACACCCGCGATTTTGTTGAAAGCACCTACCGCCCGGCGGCTAAGGTGGCGGCCCGCAACGGCACCTTGAAGGAGGCCTGGGACGCGGTGCGCGCCGAGTGCGATCCGAAGTTTGCAGACTATGCGATCTATGAGCACTGCCTGCCCTTCAACGTTGCCCGCGCCTATGACGAGGCCCGCGGCATCGACACCCCGCGGATCTGGACCGCAGAGCGCGATCTGGAGATGTGGGAGGCCCTGCAGGGCTGA
- a CDS encoding FAD-dependent oxidoreductase has product MKKIFEVPLYPYKRHPDEDASSPVRRKVVVIGAGPVGLAAAIDLAQQGTEVVVLDDNDKVSFGSRAICFAKRPLEILDRLGCGQPMVDKGVQWNTGKVFFDDRQVYEFDLLPEEGHKRPAFINLQQYYFEEYLVNRVRELQEQGAPIEIRGRNKVSAIGTHPSHVVLEIDTPEGSYNLEAEWLIACDGAGSPTRQMLGLDFVGRVFEDNFLIADVIMEADFPSERWFWFDPPFNKGQSALLHKQPDGVWRIDLQLGWDIDKEREKRPENVIPRLKAMLGEDVKFELEWVSIYTFQCRRMEKFRHGRVIFAGDAAHQVSPFGARGANSGLQDTDNLCWKLKLVMDGKAPESLLDSYDAERIHGADENILNSSRSTDFITPKSEISRVLRDAVLDLSEQYEFARPLVNSGRLSVPCTYDGSPLNSADALDGPNRTRPGSPCPDAPLGDGFLLDKLGDKFVLLTIDADAPDVIIEEGIEVTRLALSIKDDKSLALQQRYLGKHESGVYLIRPDQHVAARRPSFDENQFRHAIRRAIGKE; this is encoded by the coding sequence ATGAAGAAGATCTTTGAAGTCCCTTTGTACCCCTACAAGCGCCATCCGGATGAAGACGCCTCTTCGCCCGTTCGCCGCAAGGTGGTGGTCATCGGGGCGGGCCCGGTTGGCCTGGCTGCCGCCATCGACCTGGCACAGCAGGGCACCGAAGTTGTGGTGCTTGACGACAACGACAAGGTGAGCTTCGGGTCCCGCGCGATCTGCTTTGCCAAGCGGCCGCTGGAGATCCTCGACCGGCTGGGCTGCGGCCAGCCGATGGTCGACAAGGGCGTGCAGTGGAACACTGGCAAGGTGTTCTTTGACGACCGTCAGGTCTATGAGTTCGACCTGCTGCCGGAAGAGGGCCACAAACGCCCTGCCTTCATCAACCTGCAGCAGTATTACTTCGAGGAATACCTGGTGAACCGGGTCCGCGAGCTGCAAGAGCAGGGCGCGCCGATCGAAATCCGCGGCCGCAACAAGGTCTCCGCCATCGGCACCCATCCCAGCCATGTGGTGCTGGAAATCGACACTCCCGAAGGTTCCTATAACCTTGAGGCCGAATGGCTGATTGCCTGCGATGGCGCGGGCTCCCCCACCCGGCAGATGCTGGGCCTGGATTTCGTCGGCCGGGTGTTTGAGGACAACTTCCTGATTGCCGATGTGATCATGGAAGCGGATTTCCCGTCCGAACGCTGGTTCTGGTTCGACCCGCCCTTCAACAAGGGCCAGTCGGCGCTGCTGCACAAGCAGCCTGACGGGGTCTGGCGCATCGACCTGCAACTGGGTTGGGATATCGACAAGGAGCGCGAGAAGCGCCCTGAAAACGTGATCCCGCGCCTCAAGGCGATGCTGGGCGAGGATGTGAAATTCGAGCTGGAATGGGTCTCGATCTATACCTTCCAGTGCCGCCGGATGGAGAAGTTCCGCCACGGCCGGGTGATCTTTGCTGGCGATGCTGCGCACCAGGTCTCGCCCTTCGGTGCCCGCGGCGCCAACTCCGGCCTGCAGGACACCGACAACCTGTGCTGGAAGCTGAAGCTGGTGATGGACGGCAAGGCGCCGGAGAGCCTGCTGGACAGCTATGACGCCGAGCGCATTCACGGCGCGGATGAGAATATTCTCAACTCCTCGCGTTCCACCGATTTCATCACTCCGAAATCGGAGATCAGCCGGGTGCTGCGCGACGCGGTCCTGGACCTTTCGGAACAGTATGAGTTCGCGCGCCCCCTGGTGAACTCCGGCCGGCTGTCGGTGCCCTGCACCTACGATGGCTCGCCGCTGAACTCGGCGGACGCGCTGGACGGACCGAACCGCACCCGCCCTGGCTCCCCCTGCCCCGACGCACCGCTTGGCGACGGGTTCCTGCTGGACAAGCTGGGGGACAAGTTCGTGCTGCTGACCATCGACGCTGACGCGCCGGACGTGATCATCGAGGAGGGTATCGAGGTCACCCGCCTGGCGCTGTCGATCAAGGATGACAAGTCGCTGGCGCTGCAGCAGCGTTACCTGGGCAAGCATGAAAGCGGCGTCTACCTGATCCGCCCGGACCAGCACGTGGCCGCCCGCCGCCCCTCCTTTGATGAAAACCAGTTCCGGCACGCAATCCGCCGGGCCATCGGCAAGGAATGA
- a CDS encoding DUF2783 domain-containing protein: protein MTETDQLILTANTERADDFYADLLAAHEGLSRSESDALNARLVLVLANHIGKRAILKQALAAAALNPGEDTA, encoded by the coding sequence ATGACAGAAACCGATCAGCTGATCCTGACCGCCAACACTGAGCGCGCCGACGACTTTTATGCAGATCTGCTGGCCGCGCACGAAGGCCTCAGCAGGTCTGAAAGCGATGCGCTGAACGCACGCCTGGTGCTGGTGCTTGCCAACCACATTGGAAAACGCGCGATCCTGAAACAGGCGCTGGCCGCGGCCGCGCTGAACCCTGGGGAGGACACCGCTTGA